In Diadema setosum chromosome 19, eeDiaSeto1, whole genome shotgun sequence, a genomic segment contains:
- the LOC140242828 gene encoding uncharacterized protein — protein MGTPCGSRGMPKLIMTSVLFTYLLPGVLMQSVFTEGQDALVEYTFPDIAPQSVAVEIRKGSTILFDKTGKKNLNAQQANRIKISTEARGDNTVVRLSITNITREDESAYLCVLYDSQGTMVLETQKNHISVEFPPGLANCSSTESSEVSVQNYLGSDDTWTVIKCQATRGTQSGYLACFNPDLRLPPLSNHFNRTHLIGMFWTKKDKPVFCCSATFENGMDKCKCMEYKSHMEQVLCSPKPNSEESDTCACPADVVTLSIKPHVSTVQPATPSPFQEPNCQDDTLQTLKFVEKQLLQHSHYPAVILSLTVAIFAIVMAILLIVSVSLNKTTSHNEQVSGRGYAIS, from the coding sequence ATGGGAACTCCATGCGGCTCACGAGGGATGCCTAAGCTCATCATGACATCAGTTCTGTTCACATATCTCCTACCAGGTGTCTTAATGCAGTCAGTTTTTACAGAAGGGCAGGATGCACTTGTGGAGTACACATTCCCTGATATCGCCCCTCAAAGCGTAGCTGTTGAGATCAGGAAAGGCTCCACCATATTATTTGACAAGACTGGAAAGAAAAACTTGAATGCTCAGCAGGCCAACAGAATAAAGATATCCACGGAAGCAAGGGGTGACAATACAGTTGTGAGACTGAGTATCACCAACATCACCAGAGAAGACGAGAGTGCGTACCTTTGTGTTCTATATGACAGTCAGGGGACAATGGTTCTGGAGACGCAAAAGAATCATATATCGGTTGAATTTCCCCCGGGACTAGCCAACTGTAGCAGCACTGAATCATCTGAAGTCTCTGTACAGAACTATCTCGGCAGTGATGATACTTGGACTGTTATAAAATGTCAAGCTACGAGGGGTACGCAGTCCGGCTACCTTGCCTGCTTCAATCCTGATCTTAGGCTACCCCCATTGAGCAACCATTTTAACAGAACGCATTTGATTGGAATGTTCTGGACCAAGAAGGACAAGCCTGTATTCTGCTGCTCTGCTACATTTGAAAATGGTATGGACAAGTGCAAGTGTATGGAGTACAAGAGTCACATGGAACAGGTCCTTTGTTCACCTAAACCAAACTCAGAAGAATCAGACACATGTGCATGCCCAGCTGATGTGGTAACTCTTTCCATCAAGCCACATGTATCCACTGTCCAGCCTGCTACTCCGTCACCATTTCAAGAACCAAACTGTCAGGATGACACTCTACAAACTTTAAAATTTGTTGAAAAACAGTTGTTGCAACATTCGCACTACCCAGCAGTCATTCTCTCTTTGACAGTGGCTATATTTGCCATAGTGATGGCAATATTATTAATAGTGTCAGTAAGCCTAAATAAAACAACAAGTCATAATGAACAAGTATCAGGaaggggttacgccatttcctga
- the LOC140242762 gene encoding uncharacterized protein has protein sequence MCFLQEHNQRNMNVIIFVILIRCLFASSACVTTSNRFHQEPADMFVVAGESISFTCIVSSYCRDTDRIEWRIEPTLYQTKQADTCNADGHQMESRLHVFNVGEIDQYFTCILHTLQENGDGDPTCFSSRRAKMTVRYFPGADELTCQPAGEVELRLGQTMPVSCKVPRSKPAVDLSWRVDPHAQLTFPPALDTGFQRTLRYDLQMEQELDHRTLFCEVTSPFAFPSRKLECSIGPIRLLRPPQVVVDPQQGEISSSHPLILVCMTSGYPDASVYQWSCSPPNILGGCNATSKTATFSIPRLTDTDERLSHDKTIVVTCSATNSEGTASNVARVSFISGSTLILDDYLQSVNGCLSISIIEVNSSWSIGVQCSLDPRCSREDSVYFKWSVDGYMITNNENWTITSSTYVSSLKFLANVKNFVPQNATCRAKCPHFVYEAHIDIFLSLDLDDAQVTTPSKNGVQNIFTKGVDQISTNKMARLLSMISSSGINQGDDPNYNEQLVTQGTHGGLNESETKISMWKIVTIAVSGVLAFVILTVCFIALCAIVLFRYFNHKTKAYSPSVAESPVEAEQGTLKHNKETSSESNEPIYEVPKMPTEPQPVPKTYDEPTNSPAHIHHTYATGFERFERSSLSTGSESSWSSSNDTYISPS, from the coding sequence ATGTGTTTTCTTCAAGAACACAATCAAAGAAACATGAATGTGATCATCTTTGTTATTCTCATAAGGTGTCTCTTTGCATCATCAGCATGTGTCACCACATCAAACAGATTTCATCAGGAGCCTGCCGATATGTTTGTGGTAGCAGGAGAGAGCATCTCATTCACATGCATTGTATCCAGCTACTGCAGAGACACCGATAGAATCGAATGGCGAATTGAGCCAACCCTCTACCAGACAAAGCAGGCGGATACCTGCAATGCAGATGGACACCAAATGGAGTCACGGCTTCATGTCTTCAATGTTGGTGAGATTGACCAGTACTTCACTTGTATCCTCCATACTTTGCAAGAGAATGGAGACGGGGATCCAACATGCTTCTCCTCGAGAAGAGCTAAAATGACTGTTCGGTATTTTCCAGGTGCAGATGAGCTCACTTGTCAGCCAGCTGGAGAAGTGGAACTTAGACTTGGGCAAACAATGCCAGTGTCCTGTAAAGTTCCTCGTAGCAAACCTGCTGTGGACTTGAGTTGGAGAGTTGATCCACATGCCCAGCTGACGTTTCCTCCAGCACTTGATACCGGGTTTCAACGTACTCTAAGATATGACCTCCAAATGGAGCAGGAACTTGACCACAGGACACTTTTCTGTGAGGTAACAAGCCCATTTGCTTTTCCAAGCAGGAAGTTGGAATGCTCCATTGGTCCTATCAGGCTGCTTCGCCCACCACAAGTAGTGGTGGATCCTCAGCAAGGAGAGATCTCTTCTTCTCATCCTCTCATTCTAGTTTGCATGACAAGTGGATATCCTGACGCCAGTGTGTACCAGTGGTCCTGCTCACCACCCAACATCCTAGGGGGGTGTAATGCAACATCAAAGACAGCAACTTTTTCAATTCCTCGTCTAACAGATACTGATGAAAGACTTTCTCATGACAAGACTATTGTTGTTACCTGTTCTGCAACAAATTCAGAAGGCACAGCTTCAAATGTTGCCAGGGTTTCTTTCATCAGTGGTAGTACACTCATATTGGATGATTATCTTCAGTCTGTAAATGGTTGTCTTAGCATCAGTATTATTGAGGTGAATAGCTCTTGGAGCATTGGGGTACAATGCTCTCTAGATCCAAGGTGTTCAAGAGAAGATTCTGTATATTTCAAGTGGTCTGTTGATGGCTATATGATCACAAACAATGAAAACTGGACCATTACAAGTTCCACTTATGTGTCTTCACTCAAATTCCTAGCTAATGTGAAAAACTTTGTCCCACAAAATGCTACATGCAGAGCGAAATGTCCCCACTTTGTTTATGAAGCACACATTGATATTTTTCTGTCCTTGGACCTTGATGATGCACAGGTGACAACACCATCCAAAAATGGGGTTCAGAATATTTTTACAAAGGGTGTAGACCAGATATCTACCAATAAAATGGCAAGATTGTTGTCCATGATCTCCTCAAGTGGCATCAACCAAGGAGATGATCCCAACTACAATGAACAACTCGTTACTCAAGGCACACATGGAGGACTGAatgaaagtgaaacaaagatatcaaTGTGGAAAATTGTCACAATTGCTGTGTCAGGTGTTCTGGCATTTGTCATTCTAACAGTGTGCTTTATTGCTCTCTGTGCTATAGTTTTGTTCAGGTACTTCAATCACAAAACCAAAGCATATTCCCCATCAGTCGCAGAAAGTCCTGTTGAAGCTGAACAGGGAACTCTAAAGCATAACAAGGAAACCAGTTCTGAGTCAAATGAGCCCATCTATGAGGTTCCAAAAATGCCTACTGAGCCTCAGCCTGTCCCAAAGACATATGATGAGCCCACAAACTCTCCTGCACACATTCACCACACATATGCCACTGGCTTTGAAAGATTTGAAAGATCTTCTTTGAGCACTGGTTCAGAGTCTTCATGGAGCAGTTCTAATGACACATATATTTCACCAAGCTAA